CCCGCCGAAGTTTCTTCTCCTAATGAGAGCGGAACTTCGGCGGGCGGGTTTTGTCGTCGCTACACCCCGCGTAGCGTCGTCAGCCACTAAAATATCTCCGCAAACGGCAGGAGAAGTCGATGCACGATTTCGTCTTGATTCCAGGTGCGGGCGGCGACGGCTGGTACTGGCATTTGTTGGAGGCGGAGCTGGTACGGCGCGGCTACGACGTCGTCGCGGTGACCCTTCCGGCCGGTGACCCGGACGCTGGTCTGGTCGAGTACACCGACGCAGTCCTTGCTGCGATGGGTGGCGTCGGTACCGACGTTCTCGTTGCGCAATCGTTGGGCGGCTTCACCGCACCCCTCGTCGCGCAGAGAACAGAAGTCTCGATGATCGTCCTGCTCAACGCGATGACGCCGAAGCCCGGCGAGTCACCGGGCCGGTGGTGGGAGTCGACGGGCTCAGCGCAGGCGCGAGCCGAACAGGCACAGCGTGAGGGCCGTTCGATC
This region of Rhodococcus sp. PAMC28707 genomic DNA includes:
- a CDS encoding alpha/beta hydrolase; its protein translation is MHDFVLIPGAGGDGWYWHLLEAELVRRGYDVVAVTLPAGDPDAGLVEYTDAVLAAMGGVGTDVLVAQSLGGFTAPLVAQRTEVSMIVLLNAMTPKPGESPGRWWESTGSAQARAEQAQREGRSIDTEDLVADVFFHDVPPEVTAEAMRRGAPEQSDGPFVLPYPSTQWPDVQTRFLQGAEDRFFPIEFQRRVVAERLGMDLDEMPGGHLVALSQPILLADRLQAYRAELGSDR